One region of Microbacterium sp. Root553 genomic DNA includes:
- the hutI gene encoding imidazolonepropionase yields MSTSLITNIGELTTNVGSPDGDRVGTRLDAAVLIDGGRIAWVGSADAAPGADEIVDAGGRAVIPGFVDSHSHLVFGGDRAAEFEARMAGQRYAAGGIRSTVAATRAASDDELRARLRGFVDELLAQGTTTIEVKSGYGLSVADEERLVRLAAEVTPEVTFLGAHVVPAEYADRADEYVDLVTGPMLDACAPHSRWIDVFCETGAFSVVQSRRVLEAGIAKGLMPRVHASQLGPGDGVRLAVELGAASIDHGTYLTDDDIAALAASDTVLTLLPGVEFSTRQPYPNGRRLIDAGVTVALACDTNPGSSFTSSMPFCIAIAVRDMGMTPAEAVWAATAGGARALRRDDVGAITPGARADLVLLGAPTRIHLAYRPGVPLVDRVWKDGAAVYAASGIARGTDIHGSLAR; encoded by the coding sequence GTGAGCACCTCGCTGATCACGAACATCGGCGAGCTGACGACCAACGTCGGCTCGCCGGACGGCGACCGCGTCGGCACGCGTCTCGATGCGGCCGTGCTGATCGACGGCGGACGGATCGCCTGGGTCGGATCGGCGGATGCTGCACCCGGGGCCGACGAGATCGTCGACGCCGGCGGCCGCGCGGTCATCCCCGGCTTCGTCGACAGTCACAGCCACCTCGTGTTCGGGGGCGATCGGGCCGCCGAGTTCGAGGCGCGGATGGCCGGGCAGAGGTATGCCGCGGGCGGCATCCGCTCCACGGTCGCCGCGACGAGAGCGGCGAGCGACGACGAGCTCCGCGCCCGTCTGCGCGGCTTCGTCGACGAGCTTCTCGCGCAGGGCACGACGACAATCGAGGTCAAGAGCGGCTACGGGCTGAGCGTCGCGGACGAGGAGCGTCTCGTCCGGCTCGCCGCCGAGGTCACCCCCGAGGTCACTTTTCTCGGAGCTCACGTGGTGCCCGCGGAGTACGCCGACCGCGCCGACGAGTACGTCGATCTGGTGACGGGGCCGATGCTCGACGCCTGCGCGCCGCACTCGAGGTGGATCGACGTGTTCTGCGAGACCGGCGCGTTCTCGGTCGTGCAGTCGCGGCGCGTGCTCGAGGCGGGCATCGCGAAGGGCCTCATGCCACGAGTGCACGCCAGCCAGCTCGGCCCGGGCGACGGCGTGCGCCTCGCCGTCGAGCTCGGTGCGGCGTCGATCGATCACGGCACCTACCTGACCGACGACGACATCGCCGCGCTCGCCGCCTCCGACACCGTGCTCACGCTGCTGCCCGGGGTCGAGTTCTCGACGCGCCAGCCGTACCCGAATGGGCGTCGACTGATCGATGCGGGTGTCACCGTGGCCCTCGCGTGCGACACGAACCCGGGCTCGAGCTTCACCTCGTCGATGCCGTTCTGCATCGCGATTGCAGTACGCGACATGGGCATGACACCTGCCGAGGCGGTGTGGGCGGCGACAGCCGGAGGAGCGCGGGCCTTGCGTCGCGACGACGTCGGCGCGATCACGCCGGGCGCACGGGCAGACCTCGTGCTGCTGGGCGCGCCCACACGCATCCACCTGGCATACCGACCTGGCGTCCCGCTGGTCGATCGGGTGTGGAAGGACGGTGCTGCGGTCTACGCGGCATCCGGAATCGCACGAGGAACGGATATCCATGGCTCTCTCGCACGATGA
- the hutU gene encoding urocanate hydratase, with protein sequence MTTTHRNVRAARGNQRTAKSWGAEAAKRMLMNNLDPEVAEHPDELVVYGGTGKAARSWEAYDAIVRTLDELEPDETLLVQSGKPVAVFRTHEWAPRVLIANSNLVGDWATWPEFRKLEELGLIMYGQMTAGSWIYIGTQGILQGTYETFSAVARSLGRDSLKGTLTLTGGAGGMGGAQPLAVTLNDGVVLIVDVDESRLARRVEHGYLDEYTTDLDAAVARVVAAKDAGEALSVGVVGNAAEVFPELLHRGVPIDIVTDQTSAHDPLAYLPVGTSVADWKAEAERDAEEFTRRSRQSMAQHVAAMVAFQDAGAAVFDYGNSIRAEAQLGGFDRAFDFPGFVPAYIRPQFEEGRGPFRWAALSGDPEDIYKTDRAIAELFPDDTALHRWLEKAGEKVHFEGLPARICWLGYKERHLAGLKFNEMVASGELSAPIVIGRDHLDSGSVASPYRETESMKDGSDAIADWPLLNALLNTASGASWVSLHHGGGVGIGRSIHAGQVSVADGSALAAEKLERVLTNDPGTGVMRHVDAGYEHARDVARERGLNVPML encoded by the coding sequence ATGACCACGACCCACAGGAACGTCCGCGCCGCGCGCGGCAACCAGCGCACCGCCAAGAGCTGGGGTGCGGAAGCCGCCAAGCGCATGCTCATGAACAACCTCGACCCCGAGGTCGCCGAGCATCCCGATGAGCTCGTCGTATACGGCGGGACGGGCAAGGCCGCGCGCAGCTGGGAGGCGTACGACGCGATCGTGCGCACGCTCGACGAGCTGGAGCCGGATGAGACCCTGCTCGTGCAGTCCGGCAAGCCCGTCGCCGTCTTCCGCACGCACGAGTGGGCGCCCCGGGTTCTCATCGCGAACTCCAATCTCGTCGGGGACTGGGCGACGTGGCCCGAGTTCCGCAAGCTCGAAGAGCTCGGTCTCATCATGTACGGCCAGATGACCGCGGGATCGTGGATCTACATCGGCACCCAGGGGATCCTGCAGGGGACCTACGAGACCTTCTCGGCGGTCGCCCGTTCCCTCGGCCGTGACTCGCTGAAGGGCACGTTGACCCTGACCGGGGGCGCCGGAGGCATGGGCGGTGCGCAGCCGCTCGCCGTCACCCTCAACGACGGCGTCGTCCTCATCGTCGATGTCGACGAGTCCCGCCTCGCGCGGCGTGTGGAGCACGGCTACCTCGACGAGTACACGACGGATCTCGACGCCGCGGTGGCTCGGGTCGTCGCCGCGAAGGACGCCGGGGAGGCGCTCTCCGTGGGTGTCGTGGGCAACGCGGCCGAGGTCTTCCCCGAGCTGCTGCATCGCGGGGTGCCGATCGACATCGTCACCGACCAGACGAGCGCGCACGACCCGCTCGCCTACCTGCCGGTGGGCACCTCGGTCGCGGACTGGAAGGCTGAGGCCGAGCGGGACGCGGAGGAGTTCACCCGCCGCTCGCGCCAGTCGATGGCCCAGCACGTCGCGGCGATGGTCGCGTTCCAGGATGCGGGGGCCGCGGTGTTCGACTACGGCAACTCGATCCGCGCCGAGGCGCAGCTCGGCGGGTTCGACCGCGCGTTCGACTTCCCCGGTTTCGTGCCGGCCTACATCCGTCCGCAGTTCGAGGAGGGGCGCGGGCCCTTCCGCTGGGCGGCGCTCTCGGGCGACCCCGAGGACATCTACAAGACCGACCGTGCCATCGCCGAGCTCTTCCCCGACGACACGGCGCTGCATCGGTGGCTGGAGAAGGCGGGCGAGAAGGTGCATTTCGAGGGCCTGCCCGCACGGATCTGCTGGCTCGGCTACAAGGAGCGCCACCTCGCCGGACTCAAGTTCAACGAGATGGTCGCCTCGGGGGAGCTCTCGGCGCCCATCGTGATCGGGCGCGATCATCTCGACTCCGGATCCGTCGCCTCGCCGTACCGTGAGACCGAGTCCATGAAGGACGGGTCCGATGCGATCGCCGACTGGCCGCTGCTGAACGCACTGCTCAACACGGCATCCGGGGCCTCGTGGGTGTCGCTGCACCACGGCGGCGGTGTGGGGATCGGACGCTCGATCCACGCCGGCCAGGTGTCGGTGGCCGACGGGTCCGCGCTCGCCGCGGAGAAGCTGGAGCGGGTGCTGACCAACGACCCGGGAACCGGTGTCATGCGGCACGTCGACGCCGGCTACGAGCACGCACGTGATGTCGCCCGTGAGCGCGGGCTGAACGTGCCGATGCTGTGA
- a CDS encoding arginase family protein — protein MALSHDDLWPRAGSWPAFSVGACADAVLVGVPTWRTSLSPTGAHATPAAIRDALTRYSATLMGPPVVDLAGALRVLDAGDVVEPDGDAGIAASVARVHELAESARLVIALGGDNALTYPVARGARATGLITIDAHFDLRDGVSNGSPVRRLVEDAPEGERIDPTRIVQIGIADFANSAAYAARAAEWGIRVITLDEVRRRGIDDVVAEATSIAGSGADARIHLDVDVDAADRAAAPGCPASVPGGFAAWELRALVRSIVADARVASADIAEVDATADTDDMRTVRLAALCVLEMLAGLAAR, from the coding sequence ATGGCTCTCTCGCACGATGACCTGTGGCCGCGTGCCGGATCCTGGCCGGCCTTCTCGGTCGGTGCCTGCGCGGATGCCGTGCTCGTCGGCGTTCCCACCTGGCGCACCTCGCTCTCGCCGACCGGCGCGCACGCGACCCCCGCGGCGATCCGTGACGCGCTGACCCGGTACAGCGCCACGCTCATGGGGCCGCCCGTCGTCGACCTCGCTGGGGCGCTGCGCGTGCTCGACGCCGGTGATGTCGTCGAGCCGGACGGCGACGCGGGGATCGCTGCGAGCGTCGCGCGCGTGCACGAACTCGCGGAGTCCGCCCGTCTCGTGATCGCTCTCGGCGGCGACAACGCTCTGACCTATCCGGTCGCACGGGGCGCACGGGCCACCGGGTTGATCACGATCGATGCCCATTTCGACCTGCGCGACGGGGTGTCGAACGGGTCGCCGGTGCGGCGCCTGGTGGAGGACGCCCCGGAGGGCGAGCGGATCGACCCGACGAGGATCGTCCAGATCGGGATCGCGGACTTCGCGAACTCCGCGGCCTACGCCGCACGAGCCGCCGAGTGGGGCATCCGCGTGATCACGCTCGACGAGGTCAGGCGCCGGGGCATCGACGATGTGGTCGCCGAAGCGACGAGCATCGCAGGAAGCGGCGCGGACGCCCGCATCCATCTCGATGTCGACGTCGACGCGGCCGACCGCGCCGCGGCACCGGGGTGCCCCGCGAGCGTGCCCGGGGGCTTCGCGGCGTGGGAGCTGCGCGCCCTCGTCCGCTCGATCGTCGCGGATGCGCGCGTCGCGAGCGCTGACATCGCCGAGGTCGACGCGACCGCCGACACCGATGACATGCGTACGGTCAGGCTCGCCGCGCTCTGCGTGCTCGAGATGCTCGCGGGCCTCGCCGCGCGCTGA